From Halobacillus sp. Marseille-Q1614, the proteins below share one genomic window:
- a CDS encoding aldo/keto reductase — translation MKKRQIGNSDLHVSEISLGCMSLGKNYNNAKEIIDRALDAGINYLDTADLYDFGDNERIVGEAIKGRREDIILGTKVGNNFTPGKEGWTWDPSKKHIKNGVKDSLQRLGTDYIDLYQLHGGTIDDPIDETIEAFEELKQEGLIREYGISSIRPNVIREYVNKSSIASVMMQYSLLDRRPEEEILDLLSDNNISVLARGPMAKGMLSSNAEEKVREKGTEGFLGYSYEELLAIEKKWRDYQSDDRTAEALALQYILYHSEVATAVFGASSVDQLDKNLTYLSATPITGQIFGEVQTMTKSIRYDKHR, via the coding sequence ATGAAAAAAAGACAAATCGGAAATTCAGATCTGCACGTATCAGAGATCAGTCTGGGATGTATGTCACTCGGCAAGAATTACAATAACGCTAAAGAAATCATCGACCGCGCCTTAGATGCCGGCATTAACTATTTAGATACAGCGGATTTATACGACTTTGGAGATAATGAAAGAATTGTCGGTGAAGCGATTAAAGGCCGGAGAGAAGACATTATTCTTGGCACAAAAGTCGGTAATAACTTTACTCCAGGGAAAGAAGGCTGGACGTGGGACCCTTCAAAGAAACATATTAAGAACGGGGTTAAGGACAGCCTTCAGCGATTAGGTACAGATTATATTGATTTATATCAGCTGCATGGTGGTACGATTGATGATCCGATTGACGAAACGATTGAAGCATTTGAGGAATTAAAGCAGGAAGGTCTTATTCGGGAATATGGGATTTCATCTATTCGGCCGAATGTCATTCGGGAATATGTTAATAAATCTTCCATCGCAAGCGTCATGATGCAGTACAGTCTGTTAGACAGAAGACCCGAGGAAGAGATTCTCGATCTGCTCAGCGACAATAACATCAGTGTACTTGCCCGCGGTCCGATGGCTAAAGGGATGCTTTCCTCCAATGCCGAAGAAAAGGTAAGAGAAAAAGGAACCGAAGGATTTTTAGGTTACAGCTACGAAGAACTGCTGGCTATAGAAAAAAAATGGCGGGATTACCAGAGTGATGACCGGACAGCAGAAGCGCTGGCGCTTCAATATATCCTCTACCATTCTGAAGTTGCTACTGCCGTCTTTGGAGCTAGTTCAGTTGATCAGCTTGACAAGAACTTGACATATCTGTCCGCGACTCCGATTACCGGCCAGATATTTGGAGAAGTCCAAACGATGACTAAGTCAATCAGATATGATAAACACCGCTAA
- a CDS encoding NUDIX domain-containing protein — translation MRKFEEVTTDSEEIFKGKIIHLKVDSVTLPDGNTSKREIIKHPGAVAVIAQKEDGKIIFVEQYRKAMEKSIVEIPAGKLEEGEDPLVTAKRELEEETGYTTNHLELIRTFYTSPGFADELVHVYFTNDLKKLDEKVDGDEDEFVELMELTLEEAEQLEEEQRIHDAKTSYALLYLKLREQK, via the coding sequence GTGCGTAAATTTGAAGAAGTAACTACGGATTCTGAAGAAATTTTTAAAGGGAAAATTATTCATTTAAAGGTAGATAGTGTTACATTACCCGATGGAAATACATCTAAACGAGAGATCATAAAGCATCCGGGAGCGGTAGCGGTGATTGCCCAGAAAGAAGATGGCAAAATCATATTTGTAGAGCAGTACCGTAAAGCAATGGAAAAGAGCATAGTAGAGATACCAGCCGGAAAGCTGGAAGAAGGAGAGGACCCTCTCGTTACAGCCAAGCGTGAATTGGAAGAGGAAACCGGGTATACAACAAATCATCTGGAGCTGATCCGTACCTTTTATACTTCACCTGGTTTCGCAGATGAACTTGTTCACGTATATTTCACGAATGATTTAAAGAAGCTTGATGAAAAAGTAGATGGAGATGAGGATGAGTTCGTCGAGCTGATGGAACTGACGCTTGAAGAAGCTGAACAGCTGGAAGAAGAGCAGAGAATTCATGATGCTAAGACTTCCTATGCTCTGCTTTACTTAAAACTGAGGGAGCAGAAGTGA